In Corynebacterium nuruki S6-4, the following proteins share a genomic window:
- a CDS encoding OsmC family peroxiredoxin → MPKPSVSEAAAHWEGTLFEGSGSASLETSKVATFDTNWKARTEAGAGTTNPEELLGAALASCYTMQLANGLAEDGHPATALDARAAVTFDLAKGGITQITLTIHGDVPGLTADEFREKARWAKDTCPVSTALKSVPKELRFE, encoded by the coding sequence ATGCCGAAGCCGTCCGTCAGCGAAGCCGCCGCCCACTGGGAGGGCACCCTGTTCGAGGGGTCCGGCTCTGCCAGCCTGGAGACCTCGAAGGTCGCGACCTTCGACACGAACTGGAAGGCCCGTACCGAAGCCGGTGCCGGGACGACGAACCCGGAGGAGCTGCTGGGTGCCGCCCTGGCCTCCTGCTACACGATGCAGCTCGCCAACGGTCTGGCGGAGGACGGCCACCCGGCGACCGCCCTGGACGCCCGCGCCGCCGTCACCTTCGACCTCGCCAAGGGCGGGATCACGCAGATCACGTTGACCATTCACGGTGACGTCCCCGGCCTCACCGCCGACGAGTTCCGGGAGAAGGCCCGCTGGGCCAAGGACACCTGCCCGGTCTCCACCGCGCTGAAGTCCGTGCCGAAGGAACTGCGCTTCGAGTAG